CCTCGTCCAGCTCGATGCGCGCCAGCCGCGACTCGTAGTAGATCGGCACCGTGGCGCCGTCCTCCACCGCGCGGCTGATGTCGTACACGTCGATGTAGTGGCCGAACACCGCCGGGGTGTTCACGTCGTCCGCCTCGATCGGCGTGCCGGTAAAGCCGATGAAGGAGGCGTTGGGCAGCGCATCGCGCAGGTACTTGGCGAAGCCGTAGGAGATCTCGCCGGTCTTCGCATCCACCTTGGCCTTGAAGCCGTACTGGCTGCGGTGCGCTTCATCCGCGATCACCACCACGTTGCGCCGCGTGGTGAGCGGCTCGCCAAGCTCGCCGAACTTCTGCAGGGTGCTGAAGATCACCCCGCCGGAGGCCCGGTTCAGCAGCTTCTGCAAGTCCTCGCGGCTCTCGGCCTGCACCGGCGTCTGGCGGATCAGGTCGCGGCACATCGAGAAGGTGGCGAAGAGCTGGTCGTCCAGGTCGTTGCGGTCGGTGAGCACCACCAGGGTCGGATTGGCCATCGCCGGGTGGCGGACCAGTTGCCCGGCGTAGAAGGCCATCAACAGGCTCTTGCCGGAGCCCTGGGTGTGCCAGATCACCCCAGCGCGCCGGTCGCCCCTGGCTTGTGTCGCCACGGAAGGCAGTCCGTAGTCCGCCGGGTCTTCGGCCACCCCCTGCACCGGCGCCGAAGCGCGCAGGGTGGACGCCACCGCATGCCGCACCGCGTGGAACTGGTGATAGCCGGCGATGATCTTGGCCAGCCCCGAGCCGCCGCTTTTGTCCAAAGTGTTGCCGAACACGGTGAAATCCCGCAGCAGGGACAACAGCCGGCCCTGCTCGAACACGCCCGCTATCAGCGTGGACAGTTCCGGCGCACCCTTCGGCGCCACCGCGCTGCCGTCGGTGGTGCGCCAGGGCATGAAGCGCTCCAGATCGGCCGAGAGCGACCCCACCCGCGCCGCGATGCCGTCGGACGTCACCAGCAGCGCATTGCTGTGGAACAGCGCCGGAATCTGCTGCTTGTAGGTCTGCAACTGATTGAAGGCGCCCACCAGCGTGGCGTTGTCGCTGCCCGGCGCCTTCAGCTCGATCACGGCCAGCGGCAGGCCGTTCACGAACACCACCACATCCGGGCGCCGCTTGTTCTGCCCGTTGATCACCACGAACTGGCTCACCGCCAGCCAGTCGTTGCGCTCAGGGTGATCGAAGTCGATCAGCGCCACTTTGCCGGCGGTGAGCGTGCCACGCTGTTCGCCCTCGGTCGCGTAGTACTCGACGTCCACGCCCTCGGTGATCAGCTTGTGCAGGCGGCGGTTTTCTTCCAGCAGCGCCGGCAGTTCGGACTGCATCACCTTGCGCACGGCGTCCTGCCGCGCCTCGACGGGCAGGCCGGGGTTCAGGCGCGCCACCGCGTCTTCAAAGCACTTCCTGAGCACCACCTCGTCGTGGCTCTCGCGCTCCGGGCGGTGCCCGTCGGGGCCGATGTCCTCTTCCCGCTCGATGCGGTAGCCCAGCGCGCTCAACTGTTCCAGCAGCGCCTGCTCCACCGCGGCCTCCGACAGAAACGCCATCGCCTACGCCTCCTTCGTGCTGCCCGGCAGGGCGAGCATGTTCTCGATCAGGCGGATCATCACGTCCTTGTTCTTGGCGTCGGACTCCGCCACCAGCAGCGCCAGCGCCGCCAGGCCCACGTCGTTGATCACCGCTTCGCCATTGCGGACCAGGCGCCCGTTGCGCGCCAGGAAATCCACGAACAGAAAGGCCGCGCTGCGCTTGTTGCCGTCCGCGAACGGATGGTTCTTGATGACGAAGTACAGCAGGTGCGCGGCCTTGGTCTCGACGGTGGGATAGGCCGGCTCGCCGAACACGCTCTGATCGAGATTGCCGAGCAGCGCGGCAAAGGCATCGCCGCGCTCGCGCCCGAAGAGCGCGGACGCATCGCCGCGCGCCATCAGGTCGGCCTTCAGCCGCGCAATGGCGGCCTGCGCCTCGTCCAAGGTCGGCAGCACCCCGCCCGGGCTGCCCGCCGGGGCGGTCAGCAGCCCTTCGTCGTAGCGCTGCAGCCACAGGAAGGTGTGGGTGTACCGCGCGATCACATCCACCAGCCCGCGACCCTGCTCGGCGGTCAACGCCTCGCCCGCGGCGGCCTTTCGCACCAGTTGCAGCGCCGCTTCCAGTTCGGCGGCGTTCTTCTCGAAGCGTTCGCGGTCCAGGCTGTAGCCTTGAGTCAGATGCTCGCGCAGCACGCGGTTTGCCCACTGGCGGAAGCGGGTGCCCTGGATGGACTTGACCCGGTAGCCGACCGAGATGATCACGTCGAGGTGGTAGAACTTCACCGGTTTGTCCGAGCCGGCAATGTGCAAATTTTGCACAGTGCTTTTCTCGTCCAGCTCGCCTTCGGCAAACACATTGCGGATGTGCTTGGTGATCACCGAGC
The window above is part of the Thauera aromatica K172 genome. Proteins encoded here:
- the rhuM gene encoding RhuM family protein; protein product: MKPTSEIVIYEGAEARVEVRLDRESVWLTQEQVGLLFGRERSVITKHIRNVFAEGELDEKSTVQNLHIAGSDKPVKFYHLDVIISVGYRVKSIQGTRFRQWANRVLREHLTQGYSLDRERFEKNAAELEAALQLVRKAAAGEALTAEQGRGLVDVIARYTHTFLWLQRYDEGLLTAPAGSPGGVLPTLDEAQAAIARLKADLMARGDASALFGRERGDAFAALLGNLDQSVFGEPAYPTVETKAAHLLYFVIKNHPFADGNKRSAAFLFVDFLARNGRLVRNGEAVINDVGLAALALLVAESDAKNKDVMIRLIENMLALPGSTKEA